In a genomic window of Sulfuriferula nivalis:
- a CDS encoding DUF4381 domain-containing protein: protein MANLNAEWLKQLAPDHAPPPSGWWPLAPGWWVLLVLLIAILAIWIYRYRRKPSVLSRAALRELQLLESKGGDDASFSRELQNLLRRYALAKYGHAIVANLSGKEWLAFVIDHGGKAFAGETGASFLRIAYGGQAQSERESWLNGARAFLRWRK, encoded by the coding sequence ATGGCAAATCTGAACGCGGAGTGGCTCAAACAACTGGCACCCGATCATGCGCCACCTCCTTCTGGCTGGTGGCCTCTGGCACCGGGTTGGTGGGTATTGTTGGTGCTATTGATCGCGATACTGGCAATCTGGATTTATCGTTATCGGCGTAAACCCAGTGTCCTTAGTCGAGCTGCATTGCGAGAACTTCAATTACTGGAAAGTAAAGGCGGCGATGATGCAAGTTTTTCGCGAGAACTGCAAAATCTACTGCGTCGATACGCGTTAGCGAAATATGGTCACGCCATAGTAGCCAATCTGAGTGGCAAGGAATGGCTGGCGTTTGTAATTGATCATGGTGGTAAAGCATTTGCTGGTGAGACCGGCGCAAGTTTTTTGCGCATTGCTTATGGTGGACAGGCGCAATCGGAGCGTGAGAGTTGGCTGAATGGCGCCAGAGCATTTTTGAGGTGGCGTAAATGA
- a CDS encoding PA4780 family RIO1-like protein kinase produces MKIPKRLIPLLEDGLIDDVIRQLMSGKEAMVFVVRCGDEVRCAKVYKEANKRSFRQSVDYTENRKVKNSRMARAMAKGSRYGREAQEEAWQNAEVDALYRLAAAGVCVPKPYNFHEGVLLMELVTDAEGNAAPRLNDIELTPEQAREYFQMLLHQVVLMLCAGVIHGDLSEYNILLSDHGPVIIDLPQAVDAAGNNHAQSMLERDVNNLTQYFGQFAPELLQTQYGKEIWSLYEQGELLPSSVLTGNFVASDKPVDLPSVMREIDDALAEEAARQLRMLEAKLP; encoded by the coding sequence ATGAAAATCCCAAAAAGACTAATCCCCCTGCTTGAAGACGGCTTGATCGATGACGTAATTCGTCAGTTGATGAGCGGCAAGGAGGCGATGGTTTTTGTCGTGCGCTGTGGTGATGAAGTCCGTTGCGCCAAAGTATACAAAGAAGCGAATAAGCGCAGTTTCCGCCAAAGCGTCGATTACACCGAAAATCGTAAAGTAAAAAACAGCCGTATGGCGCGCGCAATGGCCAAGGGGTCACGTTACGGGCGTGAGGCGCAAGAAGAAGCCTGGCAAAATGCTGAAGTCGATGCTTTGTATCGCCTCGCGGCAGCTGGGGTTTGTGTGCCAAAACCCTACAACTTCCACGAAGGCGTGTTGCTGATGGAACTGGTCACCGATGCAGAGGGCAACGCTGCGCCACGGCTGAATGATATTGAGCTAACACCTGAACAGGCACGTGAATATTTTCAAATGCTGCTGCATCAAGTGGTACTCATGCTCTGTGCTGGTGTGATACATGGGGACTTGTCGGAATACAACATCCTGCTCAGCGATCACGGCCCGGTCATTATTGATTTACCACAAGCGGTCGATGCAGCAGGAAACAATCACGCCCAGAGCATGCTGGAGCGTGACGTGAATAACCTGACCCAATATTTCGGACAATTCGCACCTGAATTACTGCAAACGCAGTATGGCAAAGAAATCTGGTCTTTGTATGAGCAAGGCGAATTATTACCAAGCAGCGTACTCACGGGGAATTTTGTTGCCAGCGACAAGCCAGTTGATTTACCTAGTGTAATGCGTGAAATTGATGACGCGCTAGCAGAAGAAGCTGCGCGTCAATTACGTATGCTGGAAGCCAAACTACCCTGA
- a CDS encoding DUF58 domain-containing protein codes for MIQPDLVELVALRGAAHDIALHARKPVLARLQGAHRSAQRGRGLEFEEVRLYTPGDDARNIDWRVTARRGQAHTKLFREERERPVWIVADLHVGLYFGSRLQLKSALLLRAAAILAWVATMDGDRLGAVISDANNQVSIFPPRSREAGVLPVLEGLVQAQPKQPGEESFNNLNKLLTTLKPLLQPGSLVLVLSDFSALDDNSETLLANISLHNDIRLIGLVDPLEYTGLPDGSYRAGLPGRLWWLDGNRTRRLWQEKWAARKKYVDDMANRLNLPVIRLDTANPVTEALPQLLREPSWQI; via the coding sequence ATGATACAGCCGGATCTCGTAGAACTGGTTGCATTACGAGGTGCCGCACATGATATCGCTTTGCATGCGCGTAAGCCGGTACTGGCGCGCTTGCAGGGTGCACATCGTAGTGCTCAGCGCGGCCGTGGCCTGGAGTTTGAAGAAGTCAGGTTGTATACCCCTGGTGATGATGCCAGAAACATCGATTGGCGGGTGACGGCCAGACGTGGGCAAGCGCATACCAAATTGTTTCGTGAAGAACGTGAACGTCCGGTGTGGATAGTTGCGGATCTGCACGTTGGTCTTTATTTTGGCAGCCGTTTGCAACTCAAGTCAGCGCTTTTGTTGCGTGCCGCAGCTATCCTGGCGTGGGTCGCAACGATGGATGGTGATCGGCTGGGTGCAGTTATTTCTGATGCAAACAATCAAGTGAGCATATTCCCACCACGTTCTCGTGAAGCAGGCGTGTTACCCGTGCTTGAAGGACTGGTCCAAGCACAGCCAAAACAGCCTGGTGAGGAGAGTTTTAATAATCTGAATAAATTGTTGACTACGTTAAAACCACTGCTACAACCAGGAAGTCTGGTTTTGGTGTTGTCTGATTTTAGTGCTTTGGATGATAACAGCGAGACATTGCTGGCAAATATTTCACTACATAATGATATTCGGTTGATAGGCTTAGTCGATCCACTTGAATACACAGGATTGCCGGATGGCAGTTACCGTGCTGGATTGCCGGGACGGCTTTGGTGGCTGGATGGCAATCGCACACGGCGGCTTTGGCAAGAAAAATGGGCTGCCCGAAAAAAGTATGTGGATGATATGGCAAATCGTTTGAATCTGCCTGTAATCCGTCTGGATACTGCCAACCCAGTGACGGAGGCGCTGCCACAATTGCTAAGAGAACCCTCATGGCAAATCTGA
- the guaB gene encoding IMP dehydrogenase encodes MRVIQKALTFDDVLLVPAHSDILPRDVSLQTRLTRDITLNIPLLSAAMDTVTEAKLAIALAQEGGIGIVHKNMTIEMQAAEVARVKRFESGVVKDPITVTPDMSVRDVQATTRKYRISGLPVVTADGQIAGIVTNRDLRFETNLDVPVSQIMTPRERLVTVKEGASRTEVLSLLHKYRIERVLVVNDAFQLCGLITVKDIQKSSEHPNACKDSQGRLRVGAAVGVGAGTEERVAALAHAGVDVIVVDTAHGHSKGVLDRVKWVKTNFPHIQVIGGNIATAAAALALVEHGADAVKVGIGPGSICTTRIVAGVGVPQITAIQNVANALRSLGVPLIADGGVRYSGDIAKAIAAGANTVMLGGLFAGTEEAPGEIELYQGRSYKSYRGMGSLGAMQKGSSDRYFQDNEAADKFVPEGIEGRVPYKGSMLAVIHQLMGGLRSSMGYLGCATIVDMQERAEFVEITSAGVRESHVHDVQITKEAPNYHLD; translated from the coding sequence ATGCGCGTGATTCAAAAAGCACTGACCTTTGATGACGTTCTGCTCGTCCCCGCTCACTCCGATATTCTGCCCCGTGACGTGAGTTTACAAACTCGATTAACGCGCGACATCACATTAAATATTCCATTGCTGTCTGCCGCGATGGATACCGTTACTGAAGCCAAACTTGCCATTGCGCTAGCGCAAGAAGGTGGTATTGGTATCGTTCACAAAAACATGACAATAGAAATGCAGGCCGCCGAAGTAGCTCGGGTCAAGCGTTTTGAGTCAGGCGTAGTTAAAGATCCTATTACCGTTACACCCGATATGTCTGTACGTGATGTACAGGCGACGACACGTAAATATCGCATTTCTGGTCTGCCTGTAGTAACAGCTGATGGACAAATTGCCGGTATCGTAACCAATCGTGATTTGCGTTTTGAGACCAATTTAGATGTGCCGGTTAGCCAAATCATGACGCCGCGTGAGCGTTTGGTGACGGTGAAAGAAGGCGCTAGTCGTACTGAAGTCCTGAGCTTGTTGCATAAATATCGTATTGAACGTGTATTGGTCGTTAACGACGCATTTCAGTTGTGTGGTTTGATTACTGTTAAAGATATACAGAAATCATCAGAACATCCAAATGCTTGTAAAGACAGTCAAGGTCGTTTGCGCGTAGGCGCTGCAGTGGGTGTTGGTGCTGGTACTGAAGAACGAGTTGCAGCATTAGCGCACGCAGGTGTGGATGTGATCGTGGTGGATACCGCGCATGGACATTCCAAAGGTGTGTTGGACCGCGTGAAGTGGGTGAAAACTAATTTTCCGCATATACAAGTTATCGGCGGTAATATTGCTACAGCTGCTGCGGCATTGGCTCTGGTTGAACATGGCGCTGACGCAGTGAAAGTAGGGATAGGTCCTGGTTCTATTTGCACTACACGTATCGTTGCGGGTGTGGGCGTGCCACAAATTACTGCAATCCAGAATGTTGCTAATGCCTTGCGTAGTCTCGGCGTGCCGCTGATTGCTGACGGTGGCGTGCGTTATTCTGGTGACATCGCCAAGGCGATTGCTGCGGGTGCGAATACAGTGATGTTGGGTGGTCTTTTTGCTGGTACGGAAGAAGCGCCAGGTGAGATTGAGTTATATCAAGGCCGTTCATACAAATCCTATCGCGGTATGGGTTCTTTAGGTGCGATGCAAAAGGGTTCCAGTGACCGTTATTTCCAGGATAACGAAGCGGCTGACAAGTTTGTACCTGAGGGTATAGAAGGTCGTGTACCTTATAAAGGCAGCATGTTGGCAGTGATACATCAGTTGATGGGTGGTTTGCGCTCCAGCATGGGTTATCTGGGCTGTGCAACCATAGTTGATATGCAGGAGCGTGCTGAGTTTGTGGAGATTACCTCCGCAGGCGTGCGCGAGTCACACGTACATGACGTACAGATTACGAAAGAAGCGCCAAATTATCATTTAGATTAA
- a CDS encoding AAA family ATPase: MDVVTQPADTILSAFYALRAYLNEQILGQENLVERLLVALLADGHLLVEGPPGLAKTRAIKALAQGIEADFQRVQFTPDLLPSDLTGSDIYRPEQGSFHFQAGPLFHNLILVDEINRAPAKVQSALLEAMAEHQISVGAATYPLPRMFLVMATQNPIEHEGTYPLPEAQLDRFMLHTLVDYPDRATTLRIMELSRREARKETELTPPHIALTQAQVFAARHAVLEITLADSVAEYIAALVEATRIPKQYSPKLAEWLRWGASPRAAIAMERCARALAWLDGRDYVTPEDVQAIAPDVLRHRLLLNYTAQAHGVTTNECVLELLRQVPMP; this comes from the coding sequence ATGGATGTCGTCACTCAGCCTGCTGACACAATCTTGTCAGCATTCTATGCACTACGTGCCTATCTTAATGAACAAATACTCGGTCAGGAAAATCTTGTAGAGCGCTTATTGGTTGCACTGTTGGCAGATGGTCACTTGCTGGTTGAAGGGCCGCCTGGACTGGCTAAAACACGAGCGATCAAAGCCTTGGCGCAAGGCATAGAGGCCGACTTCCAGCGTGTGCAGTTTACGCCGGACTTATTACCTTCTGATTTGACTGGATCCGATATTTACCGTCCTGAGCAAGGCAGTTTTCATTTTCAGGCAGGACCACTGTTCCATAATTTGATACTGGTGGATGAGATCAATCGTGCACCAGCCAAGGTGCAGTCGGCATTGCTGGAAGCCATGGCAGAACATCAAATCAGCGTAGGTGCTGCAACTTATCCGCTGCCACGTATGTTTCTAGTGATGGCGACCCAGAATCCTATCGAGCATGAGGGAACTTATCCGCTACCTGAAGCGCAGCTGGACAGATTCATGCTACATACTTTGGTCGACTATCCTGATCGCGCTACCACTTTACGTATTATGGAATTGTCGCGGCGTGAGGCCAGAAAGGAGACTGAACTGACGCCTCCGCATATCGCATTGACGCAAGCGCAAGTCTTTGCTGCACGGCACGCGGTATTGGAAATTACCTTGGCAGATTCCGTTGCGGAATACATTGCAGCTTTGGTCGAAGCAACCCGTATCCCCAAACAATATAGTCCGAAATTAGCCGAGTGGTTGCGCTGGGGTGCGAGCCCACGTGCAGCTATTGCTATGGAGCGTTGTGCCCGAGCTCTGGCATGGCTGGATGGTCGTGATTATGTGACGCCAGAGGATGTTCAAGCCATTGCGCCTGATGTGTTAAGGCACCGTTTGTTGCTGAATTACACCGCACAGGCACACGGTGTTACGACCAATGAGTGCGTGCTGGAACTGTTGCGTCAGGTTCCTATGCCATGA
- the ptsP gene encoding phosphoenolpyruvate--protein phosphotransferase codes for MSFTLHGIGVSPGIAIGVARLASHSHIEVAHYVLPTQYVDKEIARFEDAVNTVRLEMQTLRGQIPENAPAEMPAFLDMHLMILDDSMLSAVPKQLIQSQQCNAEWALTQQMEQLVAQFESIDDPYLRERKTDVVQVVERVLKVLMGHRDNLPSNESNLADCILVAHDLSPADMINFKRQRYAAFITDVGGTTSHAAILARSMNITSVMALHNALGLMRDNEIIIVDGENGVVIVDPDDAELEEYQLRQSQWLIEHQKLKRITTSRAATLDNVEIELHANIELPQDIPAVKLSGATGIGLFRSEFLFMNRADLPTEDEQFEAYKEVAAAMNGQPVTIRTLDVGADKPLGDLTDHTLNPALGRRAIRLCLSELALFHTQLRAILRASHYGKVQILIPMLCNLTELQQTFAAIERAKGTLSADNIPYDANIAVGGMIEIPAAALMAQAFAERLDFLSIGTNDLIQYTLAIDRADDSVSYLYNPLHPAILHLISQTLRAGEKTGKPVSVCGEMAGDPKLTRLLIGLGLRKFSMQSASLLSVKQQVLQTHSSEIYALTQKILKTSDADKIDGLMARLNQS; via the coding sequence GTGAGCTTTACGCTACACGGCATAGGTGTTTCCCCCGGTATCGCAATAGGTGTTGCGCGGCTGGCTTCGCATAGCCATATCGAAGTGGCGCACTATGTTTTGCCTACTCAATACGTCGATAAGGAAATTGCGCGTTTTGAGGATGCCGTTAATACCGTGCGTCTGGAAATGCAAACCTTACGTGGTCAGATTCCTGAAAATGCACCTGCTGAAATGCCTGCGTTTTTGGATATGCATTTGATGATACTAGATGATTCTATGTTATCAGCGGTTCCAAAACAGCTTATACAGAGTCAGCAATGCAATGCGGAATGGGCGTTGACGCAACAGATGGAGCAATTGGTCGCACAATTTGAGTCCATTGATGATCCTTATTTGCGCGAGCGAAAAACAGATGTGGTGCAAGTTGTTGAGCGTGTGCTGAAAGTGTTGATGGGCCATCGGGATAATTTGCCTTCAAATGAAAGTAATTTAGCGGACTGTATTTTAGTCGCGCATGATTTGTCACCAGCTGACATGATTAATTTTAAGCGTCAGCGCTATGCTGCGTTTATTACTGATGTGGGTGGTACGACCTCACACGCAGCCATTCTGGCGCGGAGTATGAATATCACTTCGGTGATGGCGTTGCATAATGCGCTGGGTTTGATGCGTGACAACGAGATCATCATTGTTGATGGTGAAAATGGTGTAGTCATCGTTGATCCGGATGATGCGGAGCTGGAAGAATATCAGCTGCGCCAAAGTCAATGGCTCATTGAACACCAGAAATTAAAACGTATTACTACCAGTCGTGCGGCGACCCTGGATAATGTAGAAATTGAACTGCATGCAAATATCGAATTGCCGCAAGATATTCCAGCCGTAAAATTATCGGGTGCGACAGGAATAGGATTGTTCCGTAGTGAATTTCTGTTTATGAATCGTGCCGATTTACCGACCGAGGACGAGCAGTTTGAAGCCTATAAAGAGGTAGCTGCGGCTATGAACGGACAGCCTGTGACTATCCGTACTCTGGACGTAGGCGCTGATAAGCCATTAGGTGATTTAACGGATCATACCCTCAACCCGGCATTGGGACGACGCGCAATCCGTTTGTGTTTGTCTGAACTTGCATTATTTCATACCCAACTTCGTGCCATTTTGCGTGCATCGCATTATGGCAAAGTTCAGATTCTCATCCCCATGTTGTGTAATTTGACCGAGCTTCAACAAACTTTTGCTGCGATAGAACGCGCCAAGGGGACATTAAGCGCAGATAATATTCCATACGATGCCAACATCGCTGTTGGCGGCATGATAGAGATTCCTGCCGCTGCGTTAATGGCGCAGGCGTTTGCTGAACGGCTGGATTTTTTATCCATAGGTACAAACGACCTGATTCAATACACGTTAGCCATAGATCGTGCAGATGACAGTGTAAGTTATTTGTATAACCCATTACATCCGGCAATTTTGCATTTGATATCACAGACTTTACGCGCTGGTGAGAAAACAGGAAAGCCGGTTTCGGTATGCGGTGAAATGGCTGGTGATCCTAAACTGACACGCTTATTGATCGGTTTGGGCTTGCGTAAATTTTCGATGCAGTCCGCAAGCTTATTGAGCGTAAAACAACAAGTCTTACAAACACACAGTAGTGAAATTTACGCACTTACTCAAAAAATCCTTAAAACCAGTGATGCTGACAAAATAGACGGATTGATGGCGCGATTGAATCAATCATAG
- the guaA gene encoding glutamine-hydrolyzing GMP synthase — protein MAHQKILILDFGSQYTQLIARRVREANVYCELHSFDVDAEFIREFNPVGIILSGGPASVTEDETPRAPQIVFELGVPVLGICYGMQTMASQLGGTVENALHREFGYAEVRAQGHSALLRDIQDRANEQGHGLLDVWMSHGDKVTALPEGFKVIASNAATAIAGMADEARRFYALQFHPEVTHSKQGKAIISRFVHEICGAAADWTMPNYVDEAVARVREQVGNDEVILGLSGGVDSSVVAALLHKAIGTQLTCVFVDNGLLRLNEAEQVMDTFARNLGVKVIHVDASAEFMKHLGGVTDPEQKRKIIGREFVEVFQRESAKLPNAKWLAQGTIYPDVIESAGAKTKKAHAIKSHHNVGGLPDTLHLKLLEPLRELFKDEVRELGVALGLPHEMVYRHPFPGPGLGVRILGEVKAEFADLLRRADAIFIEELRASGWYEKTSQAFAVFLPVKSVGVMGDGRTYEYVVALRAIQTQDFMTAHWAELPYSLLGKVSNRIINEVRGINRVVYDISGKPPATIEWE, from the coding sequence ATGGCACATCAGAAAATATTAATACTGGATTTCGGCTCGCAATACACTCAACTGATAGCGCGCCGTGTGCGTGAGGCGAATGTGTATTGTGAATTACATTCGTTTGATGTGGATGCTGAGTTTATCCGCGAATTTAATCCAGTGGGGATTATCCTGTCGGGCGGCCCAGCTTCCGTGACTGAAGATGAAACCCCGCGTGCGCCGCAGATCGTGTTTGAATTAGGCGTGCCTGTGTTGGGTATCTGCTACGGTATGCAGACCATGGCATCGCAGTTGGGTGGCACAGTGGAAAACGCGCTACATCGTGAATTTGGCTATGCAGAAGTACGGGCGCAAGGCCACTCGGCGTTGTTGCGTGATATACAAGATCGCGCGAATGAACAGGGTCATGGTTTGTTAGATGTATGGATGAGCCATGGCGATAAAGTGACTGCACTGCCAGAAGGTTTCAAAGTAATAGCCAGCAATGCCGCGACAGCGATTGCAGGGATGGCAGATGAAGCCCGTCGGTTTTATGCTTTGCAATTCCACCCGGAAGTTACTCACAGCAAACAGGGTAAAGCGATTATTTCGCGTTTTGTTCATGAGATTTGCGGCGCAGCGGCGGATTGGACTATGCCTAACTATGTAGACGAAGCCGTTGCACGTGTGCGTGAACAAGTTGGCAACGACGAAGTGATACTGGGATTGTCGGGCGGTGTGGATTCTTCCGTAGTTGCAGCACTATTGCACAAGGCGATAGGTACACAATTGACCTGTGTGTTTGTTGACAATGGCCTGTTGCGCTTAAATGAAGCGGAGCAGGTGATGGACACATTTGCGCGCAATCTGGGCGTTAAAGTTATTCATGTCGACGCCAGTGCTGAATTTATGAAACATCTGGGTGGTGTGACTGACCCCGAGCAAAAGCGCAAAATTATCGGACGTGAATTCGTCGAAGTGTTCCAGCGTGAATCAGCAAAATTGCCTAATGCAAAATGGTTGGCACAAGGCACGATTTATCCTGATGTGATTGAATCGGCTGGTGCAAAAACCAAGAAAGCTCACGCGATCAAGTCGCATCATAATGTGGGCGGTTTACCCGATACCTTGCATTTGAAACTGTTAGAGCCACTGCGTGAATTGTTCAAGGATGAAGTCCGTGAACTGGGCGTGGCATTAGGCTTGCCGCATGAGATGGTCTATCGTCATCCGTTCCCAGGTCCTGGCTTGGGTGTGCGTATACTGGGTGAAGTGAAAGCAGAATTCGCTGATTTATTGCGTCGTGCAGATGCGATTTTCATAGAAGAATTGCGTGCAAGTGGCTGGTATGAAAAGACTTCTCAGGCATTCGCTGTGTTCTTGCCAGTGAAATCGGTTGGCGTAATGGGTGATGGGCGTACTTATGAATATGTAGTGGCGTTGCGTGCAATACAAACGCAAGATTTCATGACCGCGCATTGGGCTGAGTTGCCGTATAGCTTGTTGGGCAAAGTATCTAACCGTATTATCAATGAAGTGCGTGGTATCAATCGCGTTGTTTATGATATTTCAGGTAAACCACCTGCGACGATAGAGTGGGAATAA
- a CDS encoding alpha-D-glucose phosphate-specific phosphoglucomutase produces MSTLTIATHAFTDQKPGTSGLRKKVSVFQQPHYLENFVQAIFDSIDAPKGATLVLGGDGRYYNRTAIQIILKMAAANGFGKVLVGQGGILSTPAASCVIRKYKTFGGIILSASHNPGGVDGDFGIKFNSSNGGPATETVTDAIFAASKTITQYQLLDAPDVALDIQGVSQLGEMTVEVIDSVSDYAELMESLFDFSAIRELLAGGFRIKFDAMHAVTGPYATEILQRRLGASADSLMNAVPLEDFGGGHPDPNLTYAPDLVKIMFADDAPDFGAASDGDGDRNMILGKRFFVTPSDSLALLAANATLIPAYKAGLAGVARSMPTSAAVDRVAHALNIPCYETPTGWKFFGNLMDAGKVTLCGEESFGTGSNHIREKDGLWAVLFWLNLIAARRQPVAEIVREHWAKYGRNVYSRYDYEALPTADAQAVMHHVQGNFGSLVGATFGSYTVQHCDDFSYTDPVDGSVSTGQGIRVLFSDGSRIIVRLSGTGTEGATLRVYLEAYDANVANHHLDAQQALAELIQVALQITQLKQLTGREQPTVIT; encoded by the coding sequence ATGAGCACACTTACTATTGCTACACATGCCTTTACTGACCAAAAGCCGGGAACATCAGGTTTACGTAAAAAAGTCAGCGTATTTCAACAGCCGCATTATTTAGAAAATTTCGTTCAGGCGATTTTTGATAGTATTGATGCACCTAAAGGGGCGACATTGGTTTTGGGTGGCGATGGACGCTATTACAATCGCACCGCAATACAGATTATTTTGAAAATGGCTGCGGCAAATGGCTTTGGCAAAGTGTTGGTTGGGCAGGGTGGCATATTATCGACGCCTGCTGCCTCCTGCGTGATACGCAAATACAAAACCTTTGGTGGTATTATTTTATCTGCCAGCCATAACCCAGGTGGCGTTGATGGCGATTTCGGCATTAAATTCAATAGCAGTAATGGCGGCCCTGCAACTGAAACGGTGACCGATGCGATTTTTGCAGCAAGTAAAACGATCACCCAATATCAGTTGCTTGATGCACCTGATGTCGCATTGGATATTCAAGGTGTCAGTCAGCTGGGAGAGATGACCGTTGAGGTGATAGATTCGGTGAGTGACTATGCCGAGTTGATGGAGTCGTTATTTGATTTTTCTGCCATTCGGGAATTATTAGCAGGTGGGTTCCGTATTAAATTTGATGCGATGCACGCGGTGACTGGTCCTTATGCGACCGAAATATTGCAGCGTCGTCTTGGGGCATCAGCTGATAGTTTGATGAACGCTGTGCCGTTGGAAGATTTCGGCGGCGGTCATCCAGATCCTAATCTTACCTATGCACCTGATTTGGTGAAGATAATGTTTGCGGATGATGCGCCGGATTTTGGCGCCGCGTCGGATGGCGATGGTGATCGCAACATGATCTTGGGTAAGCGGTTTTTCGTTACACCATCAGACAGTTTGGCGTTACTTGCCGCAAATGCGACGCTGATACCTGCTTACAAGGCAGGCCTGGCAGGTGTTGCGCGCTCTATGCCGACCAGTGCTGCGGTGGATCGCGTTGCGCACGCTCTGAATATTCCTTGTTATGAAACACCAACAGGCTGGAAATTCTTTGGTAATTTAATGGATGCAGGCAAAGTTACCTTGTGCGGCGAAGAAAGTTTCGGTACGGGTTCCAATCACATACGTGAAAAAGATGGTTTATGGGCAGTGCTGTTCTGGCTAAATCTCATTGCGGCTCGTCGGCAGCCCGTTGCTGAAATTGTACGTGAACATTGGGCGAAATATGGGCGTAATGTATATTCGCGCTATGATTATGAAGCATTGCCCACTGCGGATGCTCAGGCAGTAATGCATCATGTGCAGGGAAATTTTGGCAGTTTGGTTGGCGCGACATTCGGTTCGTACACAGTGCAGCATTGTGACGATTTCAGCTACACCGACCCTGTTGATGGTAGCGTCAGCACAGGGCAGGGTATACGCGTCTTGTTCAGTGATGGTTCACGCATTATTGTGCGTTTGTCCGGCACAGGTACAGAAGGTGCAACCCTGCGTGTATATCTTGAAGCTTACGATGCTAATGTGGCTAATCATCATTTGGATGCACAACAGGCATTAGCAGAGTTGATACAGGTGGCGTTGCAAATCACTCAGTTAAAACAGCTAACTGGTCGTGAACAGCCGACGGTGATTACCTGA
- a CDS encoding HPr family phosphocarrier protein — protein MLQQDIEITNKLGLHARASAKLTQTASQFQSEIWITRNQRRVNAKSIMGVMMLAAAKGSTVILDADGVDEHTAMTALVALINDKFGEGE, from the coding sequence ATGCTGCAACAGGACATTGAAATTACCAATAAATTAGGTTTGCACGCACGAGCGTCAGCCAAACTGACACAAACTGCCAGTCAGTTCCAAAGTGAAATCTGGATAACCCGCAATCAGCGTCGCGTCAATGCGAAAAGCATTATGGGGGTGATGATGTTAGCTGCGGCAAAAGGTTCGACCGTTATCCTCGATGCCGATGGCGTAGACGAGCATACTGCAATGACGGCGTTAGTTGCGCTTATCAATGATAAGTTTGGAGAAGGTGAGTGA